A DNA window from Nycticebus coucang isolate mNycCou1 chromosome 1, mNycCou1.pri, whole genome shotgun sequence contains the following coding sequences:
- the RPS3A gene encoding 40S ribosomal protein S3a, whose translation MAVGKNKRLTKGGKKGAKKKVVDPFSKKDWYDVKAPAMFNIRNIGKTLVTRTQGTKIASDGLKGRVFEVSLADLQNDEVAFRKFKLITEDVQGKNCLTNFHGMDLTRDKMCSMVKKWQTMIEAHVDVKTTDGYLLRLFCVGFTKKRNNQIRKTSYAQHQQVRQIRKKMMEIMTREVQTNDLKEVVNKLIPDSIGKDIEKACQSIYPLHDVFVRKVKMLKKPKFELGKLMELHGEGSSSGKATGDETGAKVERADGYEPPVQESV comes from the exons ATGGCGGTCGGCAAGAACAAGCGCCTTACGAAAGGCGGCAAAAAGGGAGCCAAGAAGAAAGT ggTTGATCCATTTTCTAAGAAAGATTGGTATGATGTGAAGGCACCTGCTATGTTCAATATAAGGAATATTGGGAAAACACTAGTCACCAGGACTCAAGGAACCA aaattGCATCTGATGGCCTCAAAGGTCGTGTGTTTGAAGTGAGTCTTGCTGATCTGCAGAATGATGAAGttgcatttagaaaattcaagctGATTACTGAAGATGTTCAGGGCAAAAACTGCCTGACTAACTTCCATGGCATGGATCTTACCCGTGACAAAATGTGTTCTATGGTTAAAAAATGGCAG ACTATGATTGAAGCTCATGTTGATGTTAAGACTACCGATGGTTATTTGCTTCGTCTGTTCTGTGTTGGTTTTACTAAAAAACGCAACAATCAGATACGGAAGACCTCTTATGCCCAGCACCAACAGGTTCGCCAAATCcggaagaaaatgatggaaatcatGACCAGAGAGGTGCAGACCAATGACTTGAAAGAAGTTGTTAATAAATT GATTCCAGATAGCATtggaaaagacatagaaaaggcATGCCAATCTATTTATCCTCTCCATGATGTCTtcgttagaaaagtaaaaatgctaaAGAAACCCAAGTTTGAAT tgGGAAAACTCATGGAGCTTCATGGTGAAGGTAGTAGCTCTGGAAAAGCTACTGGGGACGAGACAGGTGCTAAAGTTGAACGAGCTGATGGATATGAACCACCAGTCcaagaatctgtctaa